A region from the Onthophagus taurus isolate NC chromosome 8, IU_Otau_3.0, whole genome shotgun sequence genome encodes:
- the LOC139431252 gene encoding protein DEK-like yields the protein MLHVICFGYEGYSKKRRKDLLDFDGFGFDDGSDSYNNKLDEIKKIDLPDLFAICHVFDLNYAGKPEEVANRILRFLNECNVDSESALDDEDVEQDEEQDDDNCGDVQEREDDYQQRRNQEKIQEGDNQTRQRYENQRRSEDRISNPNVSMSMNFRDVEESVRKFNGTDDYPIQKWIRDVEDLADLLNWSDLHIFIFAKRLLTGLARLFIQGERNIRKYRNFLHKTLYRKVYPHSQLQFI from the coding sequence atgCTTCATGTAATTTGTTTTGGATATGAGGGTTATTCAAAGAAGAGGCGAAAAGATTTACTTGATTTTGATGGTTTCGGTTTCGATGACGGTTCTGATTCATACAACAATAAacttgatgaaataaaaaagattgacCTGCCCGATTTATTCGCGATCTGCCACGTGTTTGATTTGAATTATGCCGGAAAACCTGAAGAAGTGGCGAACAGAATTCTGAGATTTTTGAATGAATGCAATGTTGACAGCGAGTCGGCGCTCGACGATGAAGATGTAGAACAAGATGAGGAACAAGATGATGATAATTGTGGAGACGTACAAGAACGAGAAGACGATTACCAACAAAGAAgaaatcaagaaaaaatacaagaaGGTGATAACCAAACAAGACAAAGATATGAAAACCAAAGAAGAAGTGAAGATAGAATAAGCAATCCCAATGTTTCAATGTCTATGAATTTTCGTGACGTAGAAGAATCTGTAAGAAAGTTTAATGGTACAGATGATTATCCTATTCAGAAATGGATAAGGGATGTTGAAGATTTAGCTGATTTGCTGAATTGGAGTGATTTACACATTTTCATATTCGCCAAGAGACTACTTACTGGATTGGCAAGACTGTTTATTCAAGGTGAACGAAACATAAGAAAGTATCGGAACTTCTTACACAAGACATTATACAGGAAAGTGTATCCCCATAGTCAGCTCCAGTTCATATAG